From one Rhizobium sp. CIAT894 genomic stretch:
- a CDS encoding electron transfer flavoprotein-ubiquinone oxidoreductase translates to MSEEHAGESRESMEFDVVIVGAGPAGLSAAIRLKQVNPELSVVVLEKGSEVGAHILSGAVVDPIGIDRLLPGWREDADHPFKTEVTDDQFLFLGPAGSIRLPNFMMPPLMNNHGNYIVSLGNVCRWLATKAEELGVEIYPGFAATEVLYDDAGAVIGVATGDMGIEKNGEPGPNYTRGMELRGKYVLIGEGVRGSLAKQLIAKFDLSKDREPQKFGIGIKELWQVKPEHHKQGLVQHSFGWPLGMKTGGGSFLYHLEDNLVAVGFVVHLNYKNPYLYPSEEFQRFKTHPAIRGTFEGGKRLSYGARAITEGGYQSVPKLTFPGGALIGCSAGLVNVPRIKGSHNAVLSGMLAAEKLAAAIVSGRSHDEVVEIEKEWRATDIGKDLKRVRNVKPLWSRFGTAIGVALGGLDMWTNQLFGLSLFGTLGHGKTDAESLEPAAQHKPIAYPKPDGVLTFDRLSSVFLSNTNHEEDQPVHLKVKDMGLQKRSEHDIYAGPSTRYCPAGVYEWVEKDGDKTFVINAQNCVHCKTCDIKDPNQNINWVPPQGGEGPVYPNM, encoded by the coding sequence ATGAGCGAAGAACACGCAGGCGAGAGTCGCGAGAGCATGGAATTCGACGTGGTGATCGTTGGCGCTGGTCCGGCCGGTCTGTCGGCGGCGATCCGGCTGAAGCAGGTCAATCCGGAGCTTTCGGTCGTCGTGCTGGAGAAGGGTTCGGAAGTCGGCGCCCATATCCTGTCCGGAGCCGTCGTCGATCCGATCGGCATCGACCGGCTGCTGCCCGGCTGGCGCGAGGATGCCGATCACCCGTTCAAGACCGAGGTGACCGACGACCAGTTTCTGTTTCTCGGTCCCGCCGGCTCGATCCGCCTGCCCAATTTCATGATGCCGCCGCTGATGAACAATCACGGTAACTACATCGTCTCGCTCGGCAACGTCTGTCGCTGGCTCGCGACCAAGGCGGAAGAGCTCGGCGTCGAGATCTATCCGGGCTTTGCCGCAACCGAAGTGCTCTATGATGATGCCGGCGCGGTGATCGGCGTTGCCACCGGCGACATGGGCATCGAGAAGAACGGCGAGCCCGGCCCGAACTATACCCGCGGCATGGAACTGCGCGGCAAATATGTGCTGATCGGCGAGGGTGTGCGCGGCTCGCTTGCCAAGCAGTTGATCGCCAAGTTCGACCTGTCGAAGGACCGCGAGCCGCAGAAGTTCGGCATCGGCATCAAGGAGCTCTGGCAGGTCAAGCCGGAGCACCACAAACAGGGACTGGTGCAGCATTCCTTCGGCTGGCCGCTCGGCATGAAGACCGGCGGCGGCTCCTTCCTCTATCACCTCGAAGACAATCTGGTGGCGGTCGGCTTCGTCGTCCACCTGAACTACAAGAACCCCTATCTCTATCCCTCCGAGGAGTTCCAGCGCTTCAAGACGCATCCTGCCATTCGCGGCACCTTCGAGGGCGGCAAGCGGCTCTCCTATGGCGCGCGCGCCATCACCGAGGGCGGCTACCAGTCGGTGCCGAAGCTGACCTTCCCCGGCGGGGCGCTGATCGGCTGTTCGGCCGGTCTCGTCAACGTGCCGCGCATCAAGGGTAGCCACAATGCGGTGCTGTCGGGCATGCTGGCGGCCGAGAAGCTGGCGGCGGCGATTGTATCCGGCCGCAGCCATGACGAGGTTGTCGAGATCGAGAAGGAATGGCGGGCGACCGACATCGGCAAGGATCTGAAGCGCGTCCGGAACGTCAAGCCGCTGTGGTCGAGGTTCGGCACGGCGATCGGAGTGGCGCTCGGCGGTCTCGACATGTGGACCAACCAGCTCTTCGGCCTGTCGCTCTTCGGCACGCTTGGTCACGGCAAGACCGATGCGGAAAGCCTGGAGCCGGCCGCCCAGCACAAGCCGATCGCCTATCCGAAGCCGGACGGGGTTTTGACCTTCGACCGTCTGTCCTCGGTGTTCCTGTCGAACACCAATCACGAGGAGGATCAGCCGGTGCATCTCAAGGTCAAGGACATGGGCCTGCAGAAGCGTTCGGAACACGACATCTATGCCGGCCCGTCGACGCGTTACTGTCCGGCCGGCGTCTATGAATGGGTGGAGAAGGACGGCGACAAGACATTCGTCATCAACGCCCAGAACTGCGTCCACTGCAAGACCTGCGACATCAAGGATCCCAACCAGAACATCAACTGGGTGCCGCCGCAGGGCGGCGAGGGGCCGGTCTATCCGAATATGTGA
- a CDS encoding 3-hydroxybutyryl-CoA dehydrogenase yields the protein MPIANKISTVAVIGAGQMGTGISEVVAKHGYAALVYDLDKSRVRASIEASAGYFRRQVETGKMPGEAAEEAISRIKGAFSLQDLASADLVVEAVSENEGIKRKVFTDVCTVLKPDAILATNTSSLSITRLAASTDRPNRFIGIHFMNPVPVMKLVELVRGIGTDPETFATAKEFAESIGKTVTVSEDFPAFIVNRVLIPMINEAIYTLYEGVGNVEAIDTGMKLGANHPLGPLELADFIGLDTCLSIMQVLHEGLADSKYRPCPLLVKYVEAGWLGRKAQRGFYDYRYAPARPTR from the coding sequence ATGCCTATAGCGAATAAGATTTCTACCGTCGCGGTGATTGGCGCCGGCCAGATGGGGACTGGGATTTCGGAAGTCGTGGCGAAACATGGGTACGCGGCCTTGGTTTACGATCTCGATAAAAGCCGGGTCCGCGCGAGCATTGAAGCGAGCGCCGGATATTTTAGACGCCAGGTCGAGACCGGCAAAATGCCGGGCGAGGCGGCTGAAGAGGCGATCTCCCGAATAAAGGGAGCGTTCTCTCTCCAGGATCTGGCGAGCGCCGATCTGGTCGTCGAAGCGGTAAGCGAGAATGAAGGCATCAAAAGGAAAGTCTTTACGGACGTGTGCACCGTTTTGAAGCCCGACGCGATCCTGGCGACGAACACCTCGTCGCTCTCCATAACGCGGCTTGCCGCGTCAACCGACAGACCCAATCGTTTTATAGGGATACACTTCATGAATCCCGTACCGGTTATGAAGCTGGTCGAGCTGGTCCGCGGCATCGGAACGGATCCGGAGACCTTCGCTACCGCCAAGGAATTCGCCGAATCCATCGGCAAGACCGTCACCGTCTCCGAGGATTTTCCGGCTTTCATCGTAAACCGCGTTCTCATCCCGATGATCAACGAAGCGATCTATACCCTGTATGAAGGCGTCGGAAACGTCGAAGCCATAGACACCGGCATGAAGCTCGGCGCCAATCATCCGCTGGGGCCGCTCGAGCTGGCCGATTTCATCGGTTTGGACACATGCCTTTCCATCATGCAGGTCCTTCATGAGGGGCTCGCTGACAGCAAATACCGGCCGTGCCCGCTGCTGGTCAAATATGTCGAAGCCGGCTGGCTCGGCCGCAAGGCGCAGCGCGGGTTCTACGACTATCGCTACGCTCCGGCTCGGCCGACCCGCTGA